A single window of Granulicella mallensis MP5ACTX8 DNA harbors:
- a CDS encoding malectin domain-containing carbohydrate-binding protein produces MATQGTIPQPARLAEERQALEAVLASPRFRKNPRLTHLLEYICQKYFEGDTDNIKEYSIAADVFHRPESFDQATDSIVRVEVYRLRKKLREFYEGEGAHEPIEIVVATGHYLPEFVDRTAIEPHFPSVPDQNQETAPGDSSVAAPMTSRRFVQKNRIFLYVLPVIICALIVARLSSNLVHLTRSSNAPIASTPFAPVLPSGPEIRIRCGYSRPIFKDHEGNVWMGDRYFSGGATTDLPDQYIARTRDSEMYLTSRSGTFSYKIPLKPGTYEMRLYFAETTYSPTSSLGGGENSRVFNVQLNGALLLSQFDIVADAGANTADVRVFKDIHPGPDGNLQLNFSSVLGESMINAIEIVPGIAHHQRPIRMVAQNEFFVDKAGDLWSPDTYFGGGQLANDKITVAGTEDPGLYAGERYGNFSYALPADKGSYALTLYFAEKYWGTSQSKTGGVGSRVFDVLCNGTALTRNLDILKEAGPGHAFKKTFHGLHPNAQGKLIVSFVPDQNYASVDAVELEEETE; encoded by the coding sequence ATGGCGACACAGGGAACGATTCCGCAACCGGCACGTTTAGCAGAAGAACGTCAGGCACTCGAGGCAGTACTCGCATCACCAAGATTTAGAAAAAATCCTCGGCTGACCCACCTGCTGGAATATATCTGCCAGAAGTATTTCGAAGGCGATACCGACAACATCAAAGAATATTCGATCGCCGCCGACGTCTTTCACCGCCCAGAAAGCTTCGATCAGGCAACGGATTCGATAGTGCGGGTCGAGGTTTACCGCCTGAGAAAGAAACTGCGTGAATTTTACGAAGGAGAAGGCGCGCACGAGCCGATAGAGATCGTAGTCGCTACCGGACATTACCTGCCGGAATTTGTAGATCGCACCGCCATCGAACCGCACTTTCCCTCTGTGCCTGACCAGAATCAGGAAACCGCTCCCGGAGATTCCTCAGTCGCTGCCCCCATGACCAGCCGGAGATTCGTACAAAAGAACAGGATTTTCTTGTATGTTCTTCCGGTAATCATCTGCGCATTGATCGTGGCACGGCTCTCGTCGAACCTGGTTCATCTTACGCGTTCGAGCAATGCACCCATTGCCTCGACACCCTTCGCCCCCGTATTGCCGTCCGGTCCGGAGATCCGTATTCGTTGTGGATATAGCCGACCGATCTTTAAAGACCATGAAGGCAACGTATGGATGGGAGACCGCTACTTTTCAGGCGGAGCCACAACGGACTTGCCTGATCAGTACATTGCGCGTACCCGGGATTCCGAGATGTATCTCACATCACGGTCGGGAACATTTTCCTACAAGATCCCGCTCAAACCCGGGACCTATGAGATGCGACTCTACTTTGCCGAAACCACCTATAGTCCGACAAGCAGTTTGGGGGGCGGAGAAAACAGTCGCGTCTTCAACGTACAACTCAATGGAGCCCTCCTTCTGAGTCAATTCGATATTGTTGCCGATGCCGGAGCGAATACAGCCGACGTGAGGGTATTCAAGGACATTCACCCTGGACCGGATGGCAATCTCCAGTTGAATTTTTCAAGTGTCTTGGGAGAATCGATGATTAATGCAATCGAAATCGTTCCAGGAATAGCGCACCATCAACGTCCCATTCGCATGGTGGCGCAAAATGAGTTCTTTGTAGATAAGGCGGGAGATCTCTGGTCTCCCGATACTTACTTCGGCGGAGGACAACTGGCGAACGACAAGATTACAGTAGCCGGGACGGAAGACCCAGGTCTATATGCCGGGGAACGATATGGCAATTTCAGCTATGCACTACCCGCAGACAAAGGGAGCTATGCGCTGACATTATATTTTGCGGAAAAGTACTGGGGTACGAGTCAATCAAAGACTGGCGGTGTCGGAAGTCGGGTCTTCGACGTACTCTGCAATGGAACAGCGTTAACACGAAATCTTGACATCCTAAAGGAAGCTGGTCCAGGCCATGCCTTCAAGAAGACATTTCATGGACTCCACCCAAATGCACAAGGTAAGTTAATTGTGTCGTTCGTGCCAGATCAGAATTACGCCAGTGTGGATGCAGTCGAATTGGAAGAAGAAACAGAATAA
- a CDS encoding malectin domain-containing carbohydrate-binding protein: protein MTRNLSKLRQAIFFLCFLASVSVITNCSYAQSASSWQLVWSDEFNGPAGSAPNSQNWTLTQGLTPDGAQSYNCLFGQTTNGCDPNNPNVYLDGNGNLAIVARSAAAAPNGVTTGRISSTSGTNNSTILFGTQYGRVEAGMTLPAGTGNQGVWPAFWMLGNNISSINWPSCGEMDIMEYIGAANPTQVYGTLHGQGYGNDGLGVRATNTAGFGGYHVFGMIWSPNQVQFYVDDVTNIYGTISTADLMANQSWVNGGLAAWPFNNPFFLILDLNMGGPFPGNVSSATTYPQTLLVDYVRVYQATPPAAPTHVTATASSQSQVALNWTASTTTDATYNVYRSSISGTPPQSQSQPNPAVIPQSNQTLIANNITGTSFADANLAPGHTYFYTVTSSGGYSGESAAPQASVTLPASGVGANGGALHVSAAGYSGTGAYIQNSQVSGGFTNAFTATVDTSAVTNPAPQDVYHSERWGPQSWTIAHLSPGSSYDLRMHFAESAWTAAGQRQFNVLVNGQQVLTNFDIFATSGAQNRVVTQTINTVADQNGVILLQLAPGAADQPEIRALDVTPSTGGTTYGNTGGSTAYIAIDSGGPVEGAFEADVNGGSFGLPQNPLTAGGGTNTTTQTISTAGVTNPAPAAVYETERYGAFGYVYTGLLPSSIYTIRLHFAEGVTTHTAAGDRLFNVSVNGTQVLTNYDIFATAGLNQAVIQQVTGTSDEHGILSVQLYPGATDLPSLRGIEITQTGTAPPPPVLPGAPTALSATTASASQINLSWTASNTSGVQYQVFRRTTSGFTPSSSNQVATTTTTTYSDTVLAAATTYYYVVEASNASGSSPASNQTSATTAGSGGSNTDVVDINAGGTAAGSYLADTDFTGGTASSTTATINTSLVANPAPQSVYQTERFGDFTYTIPNLTPGASYTVNLHFAEIYWTAPGKRQFNVLINGATVLTNFDVLATAGGEDIAIVKSFPATASSSGTITIQFTTGAADLPKISGIEITQPTSLHKTDLQIDAGGAAGGTWLADEDFNGGTASSTTAAINTSLVANPAPQAVYQTERFGDFTYTIPNLTPGASYTVNLHFAEIYWSAAGKRQFNVLINGATVLTNFDVFAAAGGEDIAIVKSFSAIATSNGTITIQFTTGAADLPKVSGIEVVG, encoded by the coding sequence ATGACTCGCAACCTATCGAAACTTCGCCAAGCGATCTTCTTCCTGTGCTTCCTGGCCTCGGTGAGCGTCATAACTAATTGCTCATACGCACAATCGGCCTCGAGCTGGCAGCTGGTCTGGAGTGATGAGTTCAATGGCCCGGCTGGTTCTGCCCCTAATTCCCAAAACTGGACCCTTACCCAGGGGCTGACCCCTGATGGAGCCCAAAGTTACAACTGCCTGTTTGGTCAGACCACGAATGGATGCGATCCCAACAACCCCAACGTCTATCTGGACGGCAACGGAAATCTGGCTATCGTGGCGCGTTCGGCTGCGGCTGCCCCCAACGGAGTTACAACCGGACGAATCTCGTCGACTTCCGGAACGAATAACTCCACGATTCTCTTCGGCACTCAATATGGCCGCGTCGAAGCAGGCATGACTCTACCGGCGGGGACAGGGAACCAGGGCGTATGGCCGGCCTTCTGGATGTTGGGGAACAACATCTCCTCGATCAATTGGCCAAGCTGCGGCGAGATGGACATTATGGAGTACATTGGTGCCGCCAATCCCACACAGGTCTATGGAACGCTTCATGGACAGGGGTATGGCAACGATGGGTTGGGCGTTCGAGCTACCAATACAGCGGGGTTCGGCGGGTACCATGTCTTCGGTATGATCTGGAGTCCAAATCAGGTCCAGTTCTACGTAGACGACGTTACGAACATCTACGGGACGATCTCCACTGCCGATCTTATGGCGAACCAATCCTGGGTCAATGGTGGACTGGCAGCATGGCCCTTCAACAATCCCTTCTTCCTCATCCTCGACCTGAACATGGGCGGCCCTTTCCCAGGGAATGTCAGTAGCGCGACGACCTATCCTCAGACCTTGTTGGTCGACTATGTCCGCGTCTACCAGGCCACGCCTCCAGCGGCACCAACGCATGTGACTGCGACGGCTTCCTCTCAGAGCCAGGTTGCTCTCAACTGGACCGCAAGCACGACCACGGATGCAACGTACAACGTCTATCGCAGCTCAATCTCCGGAACGCCGCCGCAGTCCCAGAGCCAACCGAATCCGGCCGTCATCCCGCAATCGAATCAGACTTTGATCGCCAACAACATTACGGGAACCTCGTTTGCCGACGCCAATCTTGCACCCGGGCACACGTACTTCTATACGGTGACAAGTAGCGGAGGTTATTCCGGGGAATCGGCCGCTCCGCAGGCTTCGGTAACGCTGCCTGCCAGCGGTGTAGGAGCGAATGGCGGCGCGCTTCACGTAAGCGCCGCGGGCTACAGCGGGACGGGGGCATATATCCAGAACTCCCAGGTAAGCGGTGGGTTTACGAACGCCTTCACCGCCACGGTTGATACCAGCGCCGTCACCAATCCGGCTCCTCAGGATGTGTACCACTCCGAGCGTTGGGGACCACAGAGCTGGACCATCGCGCATCTTTCTCCTGGCAGCAGTTACGACCTTCGAATGCACTTCGCCGAATCCGCCTGGACTGCAGCCGGCCAGCGACAGTTCAACGTATTGGTCAATGGCCAACAGGTACTGACGAACTTCGATATCTTCGCCACGTCCGGTGCCCAGAACAGAGTGGTAACGCAAACGATCAACACTGTGGCCGACCAAAACGGGGTCATTCTTCTTCAATTGGCACCTGGGGCGGCAGACCAGCCGGAGATTCGCGCCCTGGACGTAACCCCTTCAACCGGTGGCACGACCTATGGCAATACTGGAGGCAGCACTGCCTACATTGCGATCGATTCCGGCGGCCCGGTTGAGGGTGCCTTCGAAGCTGACGTGAATGGCGGGAGCTTCGGACTTCCACAAAACCCGCTGACGGCGGGCGGGGGGACCAACACCACAACGCAAACCATCAGCACTGCAGGTGTCACAAACCCGGCTCCTGCTGCGGTCTACGAGACAGAACGGTACGGGGCCTTCGGGTACGTCTATACCGGACTGCTTCCAAGTTCCATCTACACCATCCGGCTCCATTTTGCAGAGGGCGTTACGACCCATACCGCGGCAGGTGATCGTCTCTTCAACGTTTCGGTCAACGGTACTCAGGTGCTGACGAACTACGATATCTTTGCCACCGCCGGCCTCAATCAGGCTGTCATTCAACAGGTCACGGGCACATCGGACGAGCATGGAATACTCTCGGTGCAGTTGTATCCAGGCGCGACCGACCTGCCCTCGCTGCGTGGAATTGAAATTACGCAGACAGGGACCGCACCTCCACCCCCGGTTCTTCCCGGGGCGCCGACGGCACTTAGCGCGACGACAGCTTCGGCCAGCCAGATCAACCTGAGTTGGACGGCGAGCAATACCTCCGGCGTGCAGTACCAGGTATTTCGGCGCACAACGTCCGGATTTACACCGTCAAGCAGCAACCAGGTGGCTACGACCACTACGACAACCTATTCCGATACGGTCTTAGCGGCAGCGACTACCTACTACTATGTGGTTGAGGCCAGCAACGCGTCGGGAAGCTCGCCGGCCTCCAACCAGACCAGCGCCACAACGGCTGGCAGTGGCGGCAGTAACACCGATGTAGTGGACATCAACGCAGGTGGAACGGCCGCAGGCAGCTATCTGGCGGACACCGACTTTACAGGTGGCACGGCGTCCTCGACCACAGCGACAATCAATACCTCCCTGGTAGCCAACCCCGCTCCGCAATCCGTTTATCAGACGGAGCGGTTCGGGGATTTCACTTACACCATCCCCAACCTGACTCCCGGCGCAAGCTACACCGTGAATCTGCACTTTGCGGAGATCTACTGGACTGCTCCCGGCAAACGGCAGTTCAACGTCCTGATTAACGGAGCCACCGTGCTGACGAACTTCGATGTCCTTGCCACTGCGGGTGGAGAAGACATCGCCATCGTCAAATCGTTTCCTGCGACCGCCTCCAGTAGCGGAACCATCACCATACAGTTCACCACCGGCGCCGCTGACCTGCCCAAGATCAGTGGGATTGAAATTACTCAACCAACGTCTCTTCACAAGACCGATCTTCAGATCGATGCGGGCGGCGCTGCCGGCGGTACGTGGCTGGCGGATGAGGACTTTAACGGCGGGACGGCCTCTTCAACGACAGCTGCGATCAACACCTCCCTGGTGGCCAACCCTGCTCCGCAAGCCGTCTATCAGACGGAGCGGTTCGGGGACTTCACTTACACCATCCCCAATCTGACTCCTGGTGCAAGTTACACCGTAAATCTGCACTTCGCGGAGATCTACTGGTCTGCTGCGGGCAAGCGACAGTTCAACGTCCTGATCAACGGAGCAACCGTGCTGACGAACTTCGATGTCTTCGCTGCGGCTGGGGGTGAAGATATCGCCATCGTCAAATCGTTCTCTGCAATCGCCACCAGTAACGGAACCATCACGATACAGTTCACTACCGGCGCCGCCGACCTGCCTAAGGTTAGCGGGATTGAGGTTGTGGGCTGA